In Desulfuribacillus alkaliarsenatis, the following proteins share a genomic window:
- a CDS encoding ion transporter: MSTIQKVVNHKYFSNIVISLILLNAIVIGIETYPNIFEPNKGLFHKIELIFLWAFTIEIALRLIATKPWYNFFKSGWNVFDFVIVAVGHIFIGGHLASVLRIIRVLRVLRAITVIPSLQKLVAALFRTIPTIGNIMILLSLIFYVFAVIGTTLFRDISPEYFGSLGHTFITLFQVVTLESWASAVMRPILVDAPWAWWYFVSFVLIGTFVIVNLFVGVIVNNVQEVAVICEKPELEETEEQQEPVSLETEVSNLRKEIAELKDIIVSLDKNKTQAP, translated from the coding sequence ATGTCTACCATACAAAAAGTAGTTAATCATAAGTATTTTTCAAATATAGTTATTAGTTTAATATTACTAAACGCAATTGTTATTGGAATTGAGACATACCCAAATATTTTTGAACCTAACAAAGGTTTATTTCACAAAATAGAGTTGATATTTTTATGGGCATTTACAATTGAAATTGCCTTAAGGTTAATTGCAACTAAGCCATGGTATAATTTTTTCAAAAGCGGATGGAATGTTTTTGATTTTGTGATAGTTGCCGTCGGACATATATTTATTGGCGGACATTTAGCATCCGTATTACGAATTATTCGTGTGCTACGTGTACTTAGGGCGATAACCGTAATTCCATCACTTCAAAAATTAGTAGCTGCATTATTTAGAACAATTCCGACCATCGGTAACATAATGATTTTATTAAGTCTTATATTCTATGTATTCGCAGTAATCGGCACCACTTTATTTAGAGATATATCACCTGAGTATTTCGGTTCGTTAGGTCACACCTTTATAACTTTGTTCCAGGTAGTAACACTAGAATCCTGGGCAAGTGCTGTTATGCGACCAATTTTAGTTGACGCACCATGGGCTTGGTGGTATTTCGTATCTTTTGTATTAATTGGTACATTTGTTATCGTTAACCTATTCGTTGGTGTTATTGTTAATAACGTACAAGAAGTTGCTGTCATCTGTGAAAAACCTGAATTAGAAGAAACAGAAGAACAACAAGAACCTGTTTCTTTAGAAACAGAAGTATCCAATCTCAGGAAAGAGATAGCAGAATTAAAAGATATCATAGTTAGTCTAGATAAAAATAAAACGCAGGCGCCATAA
- a CDS encoding SpoIIE family protein phosphatase — MKIHICSDSEKKLGLLDVYISDEDNYSLSHELVLESFNKSFLGYAQAYDMVVIDIENYSIAEMELFLDYTIYNSHLEELVMLFVIDSLDDLPVKSVNTLTIIDYVFRPINWLDFLNKVNLHMQYKKQIRKNTYLKSRALEATANAIAITDLSGIIQWVNPAFSKLTGYTKDESIGASTSVLKSDKQNPKGYKHLWDTVSAGKVWRGELINRRKCGKEYHEEMTITPLYDEYGIHTHYIAIKQDITDRKEREQQLLLDANLAKQVQKGAISKPINTGKININGLHISSERLSGDMCAWYELPGNRYGIILYDVMGHGISAALITMSIRSLLRGIITKFQDPQKVIKELNYHTYNMFQDNDLLAGFYFTAIYILIDVENNRIEYVNAGHPPAILVGDGHYARLEDGCIPCGVLMAPPINNGVISYKGKTNICIYTDGMLEAIKTDNPNDNENKSNIIENKIHIVEKTLLKCKGMSSKDIIKTFDGIISLEHQKDDICLVAISILGNTLEQK; from the coding sequence ATGAAAATACATATATGTAGTGATTCAGAAAAAAAGCTTGGACTCCTTGATGTTTATATATCGGATGAAGATAATTATAGTCTTTCACATGAGCTTGTCCTAGAGTCATTTAATAAAAGCTTCTTAGGTTATGCTCAAGCTTACGATATGGTAGTAATAGATATAGAAAACTATAGTATTGCGGAAATGGAATTATTTCTTGATTACACCATATATAATTCCCATTTAGAGGAATTAGTCATGCTATTTGTAATAGATTCCCTTGACGATTTACCAGTGAAATCGGTAAACACATTAACAATCATTGACTATGTTTTCCGACCAATAAACTGGCTAGATTTTTTAAATAAAGTCAATCTGCATATGCAATACAAAAAACAGATTAGAAAAAACACCTATTTAAAATCTAGGGCCTTAGAAGCCACAGCAAATGCTATAGCAATTACAGACTTAAGCGGTATCATTCAATGGGTAAATCCAGCTTTCAGTAAATTAACTGGCTACACTAAGGATGAATCTATTGGTGCAAGCACTAGTGTATTAAAGTCTGATAAACAAAACCCAAAGGGGTATAAGCATTTATGGGATACGGTATCAGCAGGTAAGGTATGGAGGGGAGAGCTGATTAATAGGCGCAAATGTGGTAAAGAGTACCACGAAGAGATGACAATTACTCCATTATATGATGAGTATGGTATTCATACACACTATATTGCTATAAAACAAGACATAACCGATAGAAAAGAAAGGGAGCAGCAACTACTGTTAGATGCCAATCTCGCAAAACAAGTTCAGAAAGGCGCCATAAGTAAACCGATAAATACAGGGAAAATTAATATAAACGGCTTACACATAAGTTCAGAACGATTATCAGGTGACATGTGTGCTTGGTATGAACTTCCTGGCAATAGGTATGGAATAATATTATATGACGTTATGGGACATGGTATATCAGCGGCACTGATAACAATGTCTATAAGGTCGTTATTAAGGGGGATTATTACTAAATTTCAAGACCCCCAAAAGGTAATTAAGGAGCTAAACTACCATACGTATAATATGTTTCAAGATAATGATTTATTAGCGGGCTTCTATTTTACTGCAATCTATATCCTTATTGATGTTGAGAACAATAGAATTGAATACGTTAACGCAGGACATCCACCTGCAATACTAGTTGGTGATGGACATTATGCACGTTTAGAGGATGGTTGTATTCCTTGTGGTGTACTAATGGCTCCTCCTATTAATAATGGAGTAATTAGCTATAAAGGAAAAACTAACATTTGCATATACACTGATGGCATGTTAGAAGCAATAAAGACAGACAATCCTAATGATAATGAAAATAAAAGCAATATAATTGAAAATAAAATACATATTGTAGAGAAAACATTACTTAAATGTAAGGGAATGTCTAGCAAAGACATTATTAAAACTTTTGATGGAATTATCTCATTAGAACATCAAAAAGATGATATATGCCTTGTTGCTATTTCCATTTTAGGCAACACACTAGAGCAAAAATAA
- the dprA gene encoding DNA-processing protein DprA: protein MEERDYIVLFHQLDGVGSVTMRKLYNDYGSLANVLLADADDLKRNGIREHVIQQISELKVNGEQLYEKLLKEHQAQQIHIITIKDEAYPKLLREIFDPPYAIFVKGDYRLLNKNLISVVGTREPSYYGKWAAKELGAYLAKNQVPIVSGLAKGIDRFVHEGALNYDGKCIAVVATGLAYIYPAENRKLHDNILEAGGCVISEYSLYTKARPGHFPARNRIISGLSLGTVVVESKEKGGALITADQALEQNREVFALPGNINCPTSVGTNYLLKQGAKLLMKWEDIFDEIQCFQENNVIKNLNLGIKETNKHDITNEERKLLSVIPFQEIHIDELLKLYLESDVYVLLIQLQLKNYIEALPGQYYVRLQ, encoded by the coding sequence ATGGAGGAACGAGATTATATTGTATTGTTTCATCAATTAGATGGTGTTGGTTCAGTGACGATGAGAAAGCTATACAACGACTATGGTAGTTTAGCTAACGTACTGCTAGCAGATGCAGATGATTTAAAAAGAAACGGTATTCGTGAACACGTTATTCAACAGATTAGCGAGCTTAAGGTTAACGGAGAACAATTATACGAAAAGCTGTTAAAAGAACATCAAGCACAACAAATACATATAATTACGATTAAAGACGAAGCATATCCTAAGCTTTTACGAGAAATATTTGATCCTCCATATGCTATTTTTGTAAAAGGGGATTACAGACTATTAAATAAAAATCTTATTAGTGTTGTTGGAACGAGGGAGCCATCTTATTACGGTAAGTGGGCAGCGAAGGAATTAGGTGCTTACTTAGCAAAAAATCAAGTACCCATAGTTAGTGGATTAGCAAAGGGGATTGATCGTTTTGTACATGAAGGAGCTTTGAATTATGATGGTAAGTGCATAGCAGTTGTAGCTACTGGTTTAGCTTATATTTACCCTGCTGAAAATAGGAAATTGCATGATAATATACTTGAAGCTGGTGGATGCGTAATATCTGAGTATTCATTATATACGAAAGCGAGACCAGGACATTTTCCAGCTCGAAACCGTATTATTAGTGGCTTGTCATTAGGTACTGTTGTAGTGGAATCTAAGGAAAAGGGCGGAGCATTAATTACGGCTGATCAAGCCTTAGAACAAAATAGAGAGGTATTTGCACTGCCTGGTAATATTAATTGCCCGACAAGTGTAGGAACAAATTATTTATTAAAGCAAGGTGCTAAGCTATTGATGAAATGGGAGGATATATTTGATGAAATACAATGCTTCCAAGAAAACAATGTAATTAAAAATCTAAATTTGGGTATAAAAGAAACTAACAAGCATGATATTACTAATGAAGAGCGCAAGCTTTTAAGTGTTATACCTTTTCAAGAAATACATATAGATGAATTGTTGAAATTATATTTAGAGTCAGATGTTTATGTTTTGCTTATCCAACTGCAACTTAAAAACTATATTGAAGCATTACCAGGTCAATACTACGTTAGGCTTCAATAG
- the topA gene encoding type I DNA topoisomerase — translation MAESLVIVESLTKAKTISKYLGKKFIVKASVGHLIDLPKSQIGVDIDNNYKPKYITIRGKGSILKELRDAGKKVKNIYLAADPDREGEAIAWHLAQALNIDEGKACRVVFNEITKQAVKDAFKTPRKLNMDLVDAQQARRVLDRLVGYQISPLLWKKIKKGLSAGRVQSVAVNLIIRREREIIAFEPEEYWTVTTTFKKGTKSFEAKFHGYDNKKTELKNHEQVKELLTHIKDGQFVVKEVKHGEKKRNPAPPFITSTLQQEAARKLNFRSARTMRTAQQLYEGVEIGKQGTVGLITYMRTDSTRISDTAKNETKDYIIENFGAEYYPKSPRNYTKKAAQDAHEAIRPTAVTLTPDSIKEYLSKDQYKLYKLIWERLVASQMSEAILNTMSVKIQNNNAIFKATGSKIKFPGFMSLYIEGSDDVSDDKEKFLPELQEQDKLKNTNIEPRQHFTQPPPRYTEARLVKTLEELGIGRPSTYAPTIETIQKRGYVTQEQKNFLPTELGTIVNEMLEEFFSKILDVQFTANLEEQLDLIADGETNWVKVIDEFYSDFKKDLEVAEKEMEKVEIKEEVSDEPCDKCGKMMVYKLGRFGKFLACPGFPDCRNTKPILKDTGVACPKCKGAIVERKGKRRKTFFGCSEYPDCDFILWNKPDQRPCPKCGNIMVQKSTGKGKNQKNVVECIDEECKYNENVT, via the coding sequence TTGGCAGAATCATTAGTTATCGTTGAATCTTTGACAAAAGCAAAGACAATTAGCAAATATTTAGGGAAAAAATTTATCGTAAAAGCTTCAGTTGGGCATTTGATTGATCTACCGAAAAGTCAAATAGGTGTTGATATAGATAATAACTATAAGCCTAAATATATTACGATACGAGGAAAAGGAAGTATACTTAAGGAATTACGAGATGCAGGTAAAAAGGTTAAAAATATTTATTTAGCCGCTGACCCTGACCGTGAGGGTGAAGCTATAGCCTGGCATTTAGCACAAGCACTAAATATAGATGAAGGCAAGGCTTGCCGTGTTGTTTTTAATGAAATTACAAAACAAGCGGTAAAGGATGCGTTTAAAACTCCTAGAAAGTTAAATATGGATTTAGTAGATGCACAGCAAGCGCGCAGGGTATTAGATAGACTAGTCGGATATCAAATAAGTCCATTATTATGGAAAAAAATCAAAAAAGGTCTAAGTGCTGGGCGTGTACAATCAGTAGCTGTTAACCTAATTATTCGTCGTGAACGAGAAATAATTGCATTCGAGCCTGAAGAATATTGGACAGTTACGACGACCTTTAAAAAAGGTACAAAAAGTTTTGAAGCAAAATTCCATGGTTATGATAATAAAAAAACAGAGCTAAAAAATCACGAACAAGTTAAGGAATTATTAACACACATTAAAGATGGACAGTTTGTTGTTAAAGAAGTGAAACATGGCGAGAAGAAAAGAAATCCTGCACCACCGTTTATCACATCTACACTCCAGCAGGAGGCAGCAAGAAAATTGAATTTTCGTTCTGCAAGGACAATGCGTACTGCCCAACAATTATATGAAGGTGTAGAAATTGGTAAACAAGGAACGGTGGGTCTGATTACATATATGCGTACAGATTCCACAAGAATTTCAGATACTGCTAAAAATGAGACGAAGGATTATATCATAGAAAATTTCGGTGCAGAATATTATCCTAAATCTCCAAGAAATTATACGAAAAAAGCGGCACAGGATGCCCATGAAGCTATCCGACCTACAGCTGTTACGCTAACGCCTGATAGTATTAAGGAATACCTGTCTAAGGATCAATATAAGCTATATAAATTAATTTGGGAGCGTTTAGTCGCAAGCCAAATGTCAGAAGCAATTCTCAATACTATGTCAGTTAAAATACAAAACAATAATGCTATATTTAAGGCTACAGGCTCGAAAATTAAGTTTCCTGGTTTTATGAGCTTATACATTGAGGGTTCAGATGATGTTAGTGATGATAAAGAAAAGTTTCTACCTGAGTTACAGGAACAGGATAAACTGAAAAACACAAATATAGAGCCGAGGCAGCATTTTACTCAGCCACCGCCACGTTATACAGAAGCGAGACTAGTTAAGACCCTTGAAGAATTAGGCATAGGTCGACCGAGTACATATGCACCAACAATAGAAACTATTCAAAAGCGCGGCTATGTGACACAGGAACAAAAGAATTTCTTACCAACAGAGCTAGGAACAATCGTTAATGAGATGCTAGAGGAGTTTTTCTCTAAGATATTAGATGTCCAATTTACTGCTAATTTGGAAGAACAGCTTGACTTAATAGCCGATGGTGAAACTAATTGGGTTAAAGTAATAGATGAATTTTATTCTGATTTCAAGAAGGATCTAGAAGTTGCTGAAAAGGAAATGGAAAAGGTTGAAATCAAGGAAGAAGTATCGGATGAACCCTGTGATAAATGTGGAAAGATGATGGTTTATAAACTAGGTAGATTCGGTAAGTTTCTAGCTTGTCCAGGTTTTCCAGACTGTAGAAACACAAAGCCAATTTTAAAAGACACAGGTGTAGCATGTCCTAAGTGTAAGGGCGCTATAGTTGAACGTAAGGGCAAGCGTCGGAAAACATTTTTCGGTTGTTCAGAGTATCCAGACTGTGATTTTATTCTTTGGAATAAACCAGACCAGCGCCCCTGTCCAAAATGTGGCAATATTATGGTCCAAAAAAGCACAGGCAAAGGTAAAAACCAAAAGAATGTCGTTGAGTGTATAGATGAAGAATGTAAATATAATGAGAACGTAACATAA
- the trmFO gene encoding FADH(2)-oxidizing methylenetetrahydrofolate--tRNA-(uracil(54)-C(5))-methyltransferase TrmFO: MSIDAVVIGAGLAGTEAAWNIANAGYKVQLYEMRPKKTTPAHSTDLFAELVCSNSLRANSITNAVGLLKEEMRQLDSLVIKSADENQVPAGGALAVDRTHFAEQITNEIKNHPNITVINEEVTSIPEAEVVIIATGPLTSDAFSNTIADLTGSEHLYFYDAAAPIVTKESIDFSKVYIASRYDKGEAAYINCPMSEDEFDAFYDFLISADRAPTKEFEKLHVFEGCMPIEVMAERGRQTLLFGPMKPVGLPDPKTGKEPFAVVQLRQDNKEGTIYNLVGFQTHLKWGEQKKLLGLIPGLEDAEIVRYGVMHRNTYIHSPDLLDATYNYRTKENLFFAGQITGVEGYVESANSGLVAGINAVRFLSGQELITFPTETLTGALANYIATFEGKSFQPMNVNFGILPALEKRIRNKKDRYQVYADRSLEIIKETIQKIKTSET; this comes from the coding sequence ATGAGTATTGACGCAGTAGTGATAGGAGCAGGTTTAGCAGGAACTGAAGCAGCTTGGAATATTGCAAACGCTGGATATAAGGTTCAGCTCTATGAGATGAGGCCTAAGAAGACAACTCCTGCCCACTCCACTGACTTATTTGCAGAGTTAGTATGTAGTAATTCATTGCGGGCTAATAGCATAACAAACGCTGTGGGGTTATTGAAGGAGGAAATGAGGCAGTTAGACTCATTAGTAATAAAATCAGCTGATGAAAATCAGGTTCCTGCAGGCGGTGCTTTGGCAGTTGATCGAACTCATTTTGCTGAACAAATCACTAACGAAATTAAAAATCATCCTAACATCACAGTCATCAATGAAGAAGTTACATCAATTCCAGAAGCCGAGGTAGTAATAATCGCAACGGGTCCACTAACATCCGACGCATTTTCTAACACAATAGCTGATTTGACAGGGTCAGAACACTTGTACTTCTATGACGCAGCAGCTCCCATAGTAACTAAAGAATCTATAGACTTCTCTAAAGTATATATAGCTTCTAGATATGATAAAGGAGAAGCTGCATATATTAACTGCCCGATGAGTGAGGATGAGTTTGATGCTTTTTATGATTTTTTAATTAGTGCAGACAGAGCACCTACTAAAGAGTTCGAAAAGCTACATGTATTTGAAGGCTGCATGCCAATTGAAGTTATGGCTGAACGAGGCAGACAAACTCTACTATTCGGTCCGATGAAGCCTGTAGGGTTACCTGATCCGAAGACGGGAAAAGAGCCGTTTGCTGTAGTGCAGCTACGTCAGGACAATAAAGAAGGCACCATATACAATTTAGTAGGATTTCAAACCCACTTAAAATGGGGCGAGCAGAAAAAACTCTTAGGATTAATTCCAGGCTTAGAAGACGCTGAAATCGTGCGTTATGGTGTTATGCATAGGAATACATATATACATTCTCCTGACTTATTAGACGCAACCTATAACTATAGAACAAAGGAAAATTTGTTTTTTGCTGGTCAGATTACAGGTGTTGAAGGTTATGTTGAATCTGCAAATTCAGGATTAGTTGCAGGTATTAACGCCGTGAGATTTCTATCAGGACAGGAGTTAATTACCTTCCCCACGGAAACACTTACAGGGGCCTTAGCTAACTATATAGCAACATTTGAAGGAAAATCCTTTCAGCCAATGAATGTTAACTTTGGCATACTACCAGCACTCGAGAAGAGAATACGTAATAAAAAAGATCGGTATCAAGTTTATGCAGATAGATCCTTAGAAATAATAAAAGAGACTATTCAGAAAATTAAAACTAGTGAGACTTAA
- the hslV gene encoding ATP-dependent protease subunit HslV, with amino-acid sequence MEHSFHATTILAVHKDGKAAMAGDGQVTFGNAMVMKHGAKKVRRLYKGKVVAGFAGSVADAFTLYEKFEAKLEEYHGNLERAAVELAKEWRMDRVLRRLEAMLIVMNQDKLLLVSGSGEVIEPDDGILAIGSGGTYALSAARALKNFSQLTAEEIAKQSLLIAAEICVYTNDNINVEII; translated from the coding sequence ATGGAACATAGTTTTCATGCAACCACAATTTTAGCTGTACATAAAGATGGTAAAGCTGCCATGGCAGGCGATGGCCAGGTGACATTTGGTAATGCAATGGTAATGAAACACGGAGCAAAAAAAGTTCGTCGTTTGTATAAAGGAAAAGTCGTCGCAGGATTTGCTGGATCTGTTGCTGACGCATTTACATTATATGAAAAATTTGAAGCTAAGCTAGAGGAATATCATGGAAATCTTGAACGTGCTGCAGTAGAATTGGCTAAAGAATGGAGAATGGATCGCGTATTACGTAGACTAGAAGCTATGCTAATTGTGATGAATCAGGATAAATTATTATTGGTATCTGGTAGTGGGGAAGTAATTGAGCCAGATGATGGGATACTAGCCATTGGCTCTGGTGGAACCTATGCTTTATCTGCAGCAAGGGCACTCAAAAACTTCTCACAATTAACAGCAGAGGAGATTGCAAAACAATCATTGTTAATTGCGGCAGAGATTTGTGTGTATACAAACGATAATATTAATGTAGAAATTATATGA
- the hslU gene encoding ATP-dependent protease ATPase subunit HslU yields MQKNREDISITPKEIVQRLDRYIIGQNNAKRSVAIALRNRYRRSLLDEEMREDIIPKNILMIGPTGVGKTEIARRLAKLVGAPFVKVEATKFTEVGYVGRDVESMVRDLVETSIRMVKEAKMEKVQDVAKQHANERLVHLLAPSPIKKQMKNPLEALGLFGGSDQTNQNKQEEEFKLRELDMKRSQIRNELAMGKLEEHIVEIEVDDSTPQMFDLFSGSGVEQMGVNMQDMLGNILPKKKKKRRLPVKEARKILTQEEAHKLIDMDEVNSEAIKKAEDLGIIFIDEIDKIASKERGPDVSREGVQRDILPIVEGSTIMTKYGAVKTDYILFIGAGAFHLSKPSDLIPELQGRFPIRVELSSLTKEDFIEILTEPKNALLKQYIALLETEGIKVDFSKEAIYRIAELATLVNETTENIGARRLHTLLEKVLEDLSFEAPEITLEEIIITPEYVNEKLQGIVKDQNMSQYIL; encoded by the coding sequence ATGCAAAAGAATAGAGAAGACATCAGTATCACACCAAAGGAAATTGTACAGAGGCTAGATCGATATATTATAGGCCAGAATAATGCGAAACGTTCAGTCGCCATAGCCTTAAGAAATCGATACAGAAGAAGCTTGTTGGATGAAGAAATGCGTGAAGATATCATACCGAAAAACATTCTAATGATTGGGCCAACAGGTGTCGGTAAGACTGAAATAGCAAGAAGATTAGCGAAACTAGTTGGAGCACCCTTTGTGAAGGTGGAAGCTACTAAATTTACCGAAGTTGGTTATGTTGGACGTGATGTTGAATCTATGGTTAGGGACCTGGTGGAGACGTCAATTCGTATGGTTAAAGAAGCAAAAATGGAAAAGGTACAAGATGTAGCTAAGCAGCATGCTAACGAACGCTTGGTTCATCTCTTAGCGCCTTCACCTATAAAAAAACAAATGAAAAACCCGTTAGAAGCCCTAGGCTTATTTGGAGGGTCAGACCAAACTAATCAAAATAAGCAAGAAGAGGAATTCAAGTTAAGAGAGCTTGATATGAAGCGCTCTCAAATCAGGAATGAATTGGCCATGGGCAAATTGGAAGAGCATATTGTAGAAATCGAGGTCGATGATTCTACGCCGCAAATGTTTGATTTATTCTCTGGGTCAGGCGTTGAACAAATGGGTGTTAACATGCAGGATATGTTAGGTAACATCCTCCCAAAAAAGAAAAAGAAACGCCGTTTGCCAGTAAAAGAGGCTAGAAAAATATTAACACAAGAAGAAGCCCATAAGCTTATTGATATGGATGAAGTTAACAGTGAAGCTATCAAAAAAGCTGAGGATTTAGGTATAATATTTATAGATGAAATAGATAAAATAGCAAGCAAAGAACGTGGTCCAGACGTATCACGTGAAGGAGTCCAACGAGACATACTGCCGATAGTGGAAGGTTCCACTATAATGACTAAATATGGTGCTGTAAAAACAGATTATATTTTATTTATTGGTGCAGGTGCATTTCATTTATCAAAGCCATCAGACCTAATACCAGAGCTGCAGGGGCGCTTTCCAATTAGAGTTGAGCTTAGTTCTTTAACTAAAGAAGATTTTATTGAGATTCTTACAGAGCCTAAAAATGCATTATTGAAACAATATATTGCCTTATTAGAAACAGAAGGTATTAAAGTTGATTTTTCAAAGGAAGCAATTTATAGAATTGCAGAGTTAGCGACACTAGTAAATGAAACAACGGAAAATATAGGTGCTAGACGACTGCATACCTTATTAGAAAAGGTTTTGGAGGATTTATCCTTTGAGGCTCCAGAAATTACATTGGAAGAAATTATAATCACACCTGAGTATGTGAATGAAAAGCTTCAAGGGATTGTTAAAGACCAAAATATGAGTCAGTACATTCTGTAG
- the codY gene encoding GTP-sensing pleiotropic transcriptional regulator CodY: MDLLNKTRKINKLLQKAAGQATSYMEMAAVLRDVIEANVYVISNSGKILGYAIMREFECEIMKEQVLHEKEFPGDYNEKLLQITETEDNVEDLSPECVFSSEVSCIFETKHTTIVPIIGGADRLGTLVLARFQGSFDKDDMILAEYGATVVGMEMLHERANKAGEEARSKAVVSIAVNSLSYSELEAVDHIFDELNGNEGLLVASKIADRVGITRSVIVNALRKLESAGVIESRSLGMKGTYIKILNDNLIAEIDKIRK, from the coding sequence ATGGACCTATTAAATAAAACCAGAAAAATAAATAAACTGTTGCAAAAGGCAGCAGGGCAAGCAACAAGTTATATGGAAATGGCTGCGGTTCTTAGAGACGTAATTGAAGCTAATGTCTATGTTATTAGTAATAGTGGGAAGATACTAGGCTATGCAATAATGCGTGAGTTTGAATGTGAAATTATGAAGGAGCAAGTATTACACGAAAAAGAATTCCCGGGAGACTACAATGAAAAACTATTACAGATAACAGAGACTGAAGATAATGTCGAAGATTTAAGTCCTGAATGCGTTTTCTCTAGTGAGGTTAGTTGTATATTTGAAACAAAACACACAACTATTGTGCCAATTATTGGTGGTGCTGATCGCCTAGGTACGTTAGTATTAGCGAGATTTCAAGGTTCCTTTGATAAGGATGATATGATACTTGCAGAATATGGAGCGACAGTTGTTGGGATGGAAATGTTACATGAGCGGGCTAACAAAGCTGGAGAAGAAGCTAGGTCAAAAGCTGTTGTATCAATAGCTGTTAATTCATTGTCATACAGTGAACTAGAAGCAGTCGACCATATATTTGATGAATTAAATGGCAATGAAGGTTTGCTAGTTGCCAGCAAGATTGCCGATCGTGTAGGGATAACACGATCAGTTATAGTCAACGCACTACGGAAATTAGAGAGCGCTGGTGTAATCGAATCCCGTTCCCTTGGAATGAAGGGGACATATATAAAAATATTAAACGATAATTTAATTGCAGAAATAGACAAAATTCGCAAATAA
- the flgB gene encoding flagellar basal body rod protein FlgB has protein sequence MDIFNNPSILSVHKALDAAQLRQHVIANNIANSTTPGFKKSSVKFEEYLSSALGRKGISGFRTDARHMPIGSSRFEDVAPRVITHKDSKINNNKNNVDIDAEMTDLAKTQIWYDALSTNMNGKFNKLRTAIGGR, from the coding sequence TTGGATATTTTCAACAATCCTTCTATACTTAGTGTCCATAAAGCATTAGATGCAGCTCAGCTACGTCAACATGTTATAGCTAATAATATAGCAAATTCGACAACCCCTGGGTTTAAAAAATCTAGTGTAAAGTTTGAGGAATACCTTAGTAGTGCATTGGGACGGAAAGGCATTTCTGGATTTAGAACAGATGCTCGTCACATGCCAATTGGTTCTAGTCGTTTTGAAGATGTTGCGCCGCGAGTAATTACGCACAAGGATTCAAAGATAAATAACAACAAGAACAATGTGGATATTGATGCTGAGATGACAGATTTAGCAAAAACCCAAATCTGGTATGACGCACTATCTACTAACATGAATGGTAAATTTAACAAGTTAAGAACTGCCATAGGAGGTAGGTAA
- the flgC gene encoding flagellar basal body rod protein FlgC: MFRGLDVSGSALTAQRLRMDLISSNIANASTTRSRVQDGESIPYRRQLAVFEPSKTFQTALNNSMKSQIGSGVRVSRIIEDQSPWKLVYDPNHPDAIRDVNSPQYGYVRMPNVDIATEMVDLISATRAYEANVTALNAYKSMALKALEIGR, encoded by the coding sequence ATGTTTAGGGGTCTAGATGTAAGTGGCTCTGCATTAACTGCTCAACGCCTGCGCATGGATTTGATATCTAGTAATATTGCAAACGCTAGTACTACAAGGTCAAGGGTTCAAGACGGTGAATCTATTCCATATCGTAGGCAGCTTGCTGTGTTTGAACCTAGCAAGACATTCCAAACAGCATTGAATAACTCAATGAAATCGCAAATAGGTTCTGGTGTCCGTGTGAGTAGAATCATTGAAGACCAATCGCCTTGGAAGTTAGTTTATGATCCGAATCATCCAGATGCAATAAGGGATGTTAACTCTCCTCAATATGGCTATGTAAGAATGCCAAATGTAGACATAGCAACAGAAATGGTAGATTTAATTTCGGCTACTAGGGCATATGAAGCAAACGTAACTGCCCTTAATGCTTATAAATCAATGGCTTTAAAGGCCTTAGAAATTGGAAGATAA